The genomic window AAAAAAGCACAATCGACACAGGGGCGTTTCTGAACACTTCTAGTCTAAAATTTCTTCGAATTGACCAGAATGAGTTTCAACATGATGGGTATccttatttatcattttcaaagtTAACCTCGttgacatttttaacaattgacATTTTCTCGGGATTTTCTTTCACAAAAGCGTTTGAAAACCTTGAGAATTTATCTGAATTGGAGTTCAATTCTATCGGTATGTTTCGATTGTCAAATACATCATTTCTTGGTCTTAAAAATTCCCCAATCCGAAGCATAACAATGGATTTCAGATATCACGTATGCTGTGACGTCACAGAAGACCTGTTTTGCTCTTTTCCGGTCATTTCTCGTGAGATAGTTTTAAACTTCGGTGGGTACTGTGACGTGATTGTTGCACTGAGGTCTCTTAAATGTCTACAAAATCGTAAAGTACAAAGTATATCTTTGTCAAGCAACAAGAAAAGATTTGAATCCGGTATCTTAATCTTAAATAATTGGACGATGGAATATCTCGCTAATATCTGCGTAAAGAATCTGTCTTTGGGATACAATAGCATAGTGTTTTTAAATGCAACTCTTTATAAAACAACGCTATGGAAATGCTTAGAAAAATTCGATTTTCATGGAAATAATATGCATGTTATTGATGTTTCCACATTAATGAGTTTGTTAACTTTACCAAAGATTCGAATCTTGAATCTATGCTGCAATAACCCTCCAAccagtaaaacaaaatacaggGATGATCCTTTCCAAATACAAAAACATagatttatttatgtaaatatcactatatcaaagaatttaaaacttttagatATTTCTGATAATTACTTCCATAACACAAATGGGTGGAATCTGCGTTTTGTATTAATAGGAGAAGAACTGGAGGAACTGTACCTTCAAAAGACCAATTTCCCTCTTCACACAATAACTAAGCTTAACTTTCCAAACTTGATCAAACTTAATTTATCAGAGAATAGTTTTCGTCAGGTACATTCCGATATGTTTCAAGGAGTACGTAATCTTCACCATTTGTATGTTTTAGACGTTGGTTTGAATAACACTGCTCATTCTATTTCTAATAGCctgtttaaaaatctgaaaaaccTGTTAACACTTGATTTTTCGAAAAACGGTTTGGCCTTTTTGCCCTCATTACTATTAATGGACCAAAAACATTCTCTCACAGAAATTAGACTGGATCACAATAGGTTCTCGGCTGTTCCAAGTGTCCTGACCGAACTGAAAGAGTTAAAAACGCTATATGTTCGGTtcaatttgatatcaaaattttCCAGGAATGATCAAAGACATTTTCAATCATTAAGTAATCTGTCAATATATATAGAAGGAAATCCGATCACCTGTGCATGTACAGGCCTTCAATCTTTGAAATGGATGAAAGCTcaccaaaatatattttatgaccTAAACAAGGTTTTGTGTGTGGAGAGTAAAATACCCATTGTTCAGTTGTTATACGAAAAAGAATGGAGGAAGTTTGAACTTAACTGTCAGACGGATGACTGGCTCGTTTTTTCTGTCTGTTTGTTGTTCTTTACAATAGTATCTCTCACTATAATAGCCTCTGTCAAAAGATATCGCGTTCATTTAGAATATGTCATTTTGCGACTTAAAAACAGGTGGAAAGGTGTCCACCAAAAAAGCAACGAGGATATGTTCCTATATGatgtgtatatttcatataatgATGCAGACTGCTCATGGGTCATTGAAACATTGTATCCGAAATTAGAGGTTTTGAACATAAAAACGTGGTTTGGAGATAAGGATTCGATTCCAGGACGTTGGAAGTCGGAGGAGATAGTCGGCTGTATCAACGAGAGCAGAAAAGTGATGTTTATTATGAGCGAGAGTTTTCTTGAAAGGGGATGGCACTCGTATGCTGTTCAAATGGCAATAACCCACGCATTTCATAACCAACGTCAAAGATCTATTGTGCTTATCATTAAAGACGGACTTCCTCTGGATAGGCTTCCAAacgaaataaaaaacatttggTGGTGTATCGAGCATTTCAGATGGCCAGAAAATGAACAACACTATGAAATGATATTCTCAActttatctaaaattttaaaaccaaaatagatgtatatctttgttttttaaGAGATTGTTTAATCTATTACCATGTGTATATAGTATTATATACCCAATAAGCAATTTTCTTTCTAAGCGTTAAGCATATGAATAACGTGTTATAATCACTCGGGGTCTCATCGACGAATCTATGCACAAGTACATAGAACGTATATCAAATTATTGCCATAATTATGGCCAAGGCGTTAACAATTTCtgtttgtttgtaaaaattccCTTTGTCTCTCCCTACCATTTCGCTGTTTAAGGAGATATCTGGAATTCtaattttaaatgcaatttattcCTCTGTCTTTAAtcagttttgttttatacataatTAACCTAAGTGTTAAATGCCTAGTTAACCTTGTATACTATTTGGTTCTACATATTATATGCTTTTTACAGTATTTTGACTATTGTTACTGGAATTATTGGTATGTATTATGTATGATGTACATCCAaggttatttgtttttatatggaTATAATCATATTCTGATCAGTAAGATTTTCAACACATTTGTAAGTTTTTTTGATGCATGAATAGGTGAATGTGTAGGCATAAATCGTAGTATAAAGATGCATATCAACTCAGCTgtattttttcaagaaaacatttttctgaCACTGACCTTCAAAATGAAACAGAGGTTCCAAACCCTTTCAATTgtgtgattttgtttttttaacttcaGTTGTCTTTTCCAATGGCATCCTTATAATTTTCACCATTACTGTGGTTATGATTTTgcttatttgaagaaaaaaaaactgatatgTTGTGTTCATGATTTAgcttatttgaagaaaaaaacccactgatatgtacatgtattgtgtttaTGATTTAgcttatttgaaaaaaacaccgatatttttgtgtttatgatttagcttatttgaaaaaaaccaccgatattttgtgtttatgaTTTAGGTTTGTAAAAGATAAAACActaatattttgtgtttatgatttagtttatttgaaataaaaacaccgatattttgtgtttatgaGTTAgcttttttaagataaaacacTAATATTTTCTTAACCCTCATGATGGCTGCATGGTCGTAGCTATTTTTTAGACTCTATCAAATTCATTGTGATAAGAGTTCTGTATAGAAACATAGTAAAATACTTAaggttctccgatcctcagcctcaaagtattttttttttcatcataagaatgatatttttctttcaacctttataaatgaaataatttttaaaaaatgattttttttttagaaagtatCAATTcatcttacaaagttattgtgCCTACGATGGATATAATGGATTAAAGAAACAagctgagtaaaaaaaaaatccggtgCATCAACTCGGTCGAACTCTATACCAAGATGTATATAAGTGGGAATGCTTCCTGGATTCACTAGCCAAGCATGCAGCTGTGTAACTGATAGTTATACTAGCGGTAGAATATTAAACTAAAATTGTCTGTATAAAAGTcagatttatggtacgaatAAAAGAAATCgggataatttagagttatcgaacttTGCCGAGGATCGGAGATCGTGAAACTCCAAACATTACTCTAAAAATTTAGGTGAATGTGATGTTTAATTTGTGGACCACACATTATTATCCTTTATCCCGATAAAATCGTTTTGATACAAACATTGTTTTCGTGGATTTCCAACACTGAAGCAATGTACTCAAATCaatttacatattattaaaattcacatctgaaaatgaaaaaaaaaaaaatgaaaaaacgacaataaatcgtgaaatttttattgtttgttatcaAATAATACTTGCTAATTTGTTTTAGTATTTTTCGATTACCGGTCATTTTATTTTCCACTTTCCGCTTGAAATGAACAAcataaaaaggttttttttagctAAATTTTGCTGCATAGaaaatcaggaaaaaaaaacatttttaaagtaaccatgtaatttgaattgtttgaatAAAAACGTCCTAAggaagatttaaatttaatgtaatCGCAGAAACTGATCGCGAATAAAAGTCATGTACAACTTAGTCACAAAATGATTTTGCAACAATATTTTTCTCGCCTATTTATTCAACATGCAGCATCTGCAGTTGTAggaacattcaatattttgaatcaTTGCGTTGAGAAATAGACATTTATGTGTTAAAAGTGCAATTTAAGGAGagatgttttaaattataaaagacAGTTCTTTGAGTGAAAGTGACTAAAAATCAAATTCTCTagattatttaattgttttaaaatatgaggcgcggtggtggtggtggtggtggtggtgtgggggggggggttggctCTGGTTAAacttatgattttattttgatcttatacagtttaaaacaattcattataattttcctCTGTTCATTTCATTTAAGTGTTTACTTTTGAGCATTGGTTTATTATGTAAAAAGCATACTTTACTACTTTACTGTTTTGCTGTTTGctgaataaatatatgtacGACAAGGGCAATATATTTCtgcaaaaataaacatgatCTCTAGAATTTTACAGTTTTGGCGTTAGAATATGTCaatagtttatttatttttcaaagtacaATCGTAAGTTTTCAATAATAATCTCTCCTAATCCTCCATACACAAAATACCAAAATATTGAGATCTCACCACGTTTATTTGTTAAATAGAATAGGTAACATTCTTTTACATGCATt from Magallana gigas chromosome 9, xbMagGiga1.1, whole genome shotgun sequence includes these protein-coding regions:
- the LOC136271374 gene encoding toll-like receptor 3; protein product: MAQSERNLFLIICSIVIILTENCHISPHVDECGNVGLLWNCSGLNLYRLPILLPPELKNQNVTLDLSFNQFISVTEDTFEHIATHSNVTSVILHHNNIAEIGNTTFQKMSNLCCLDLSNSHLEKSTIDTGAFLNTSSLKFLRIDQNEFQHDGYPYLSFSKLTSLTFLTIDIFSGFSFTKAFENLENLSELEFNSIGMFRLSNTSFLGLKNSPIRSITMDFRYHVCCDVTEDLFCSFPVISREIVLNFGGYCDVIVALRSLKCLQNRKVQSISLSSNKKRFESGILILNNWTMEYLANICVKNLSLGYNSIVFLNATLYKTTLWKCLEKFDFHGNNMHVIDVSTLMSLLTLPKIRILNLCCNNPPTSKTKYRDDPFQIQKHRFIYVNITISKNLKLLDISDNYFHNTNGWNLRFVLIGEELEELYLQKTNFPLHTITKLNFPNLIKLNLSENSFRQKLDWITIGSRLFQVS